A genomic region of Capnocytophaga canimorsus contains the following coding sequences:
- the rlmN gene encoding 23S rRNA (adenine(2503)-C(2))-methyltransferase RlmN: MLQQKKDIRALSKEELRDFFENAGDKAFRGNQVYEWLWTKGVHTFEQMTNLPKSTREMLTANFVINHIKVDVMQRSTDGTIKNAVRLHDGLLVESVLIPTPTRTTACVSSQVGCSLDCKFCATARLKRMRNLQPDEIYDQVKVIDTQSRTYFGRPLSNIVFMGMGEPLMNYNNVLKAIEKITSDEGLALSPKRITVSTSGIPKMIRKMADDAVKFKLAVSLHSAIDEVRTSIMPFNENFPLTELRKALEYWYSKTKSRITYEYVVWKGINDKRKDIEALIKFCRFAPSKVNLIEYNPIDEGDFLSADSEAITLYQELLEQAGITVTVRRSRGKDIDAACGQLANKGKV; this comes from the coding sequence ATGTTACAACAGAAAAAAGATATACGGGCTTTAAGTAAGGAAGAGTTACGTGATTTTTTTGAAAACGCTGGAGATAAGGCTTTTCGAGGTAATCAGGTATATGAATGGCTTTGGACAAAAGGGGTACACACCTTTGAGCAAATGACCAATTTGCCCAAAAGTACGCGTGAAATGCTTACTGCAAACTTCGTGATCAATCACATAAAAGTAGATGTAATGCAACGCAGTACAGACGGAACTATCAAAAATGCAGTTCGTTTGCACGATGGGCTTTTGGTGGAATCAGTACTTATTCCCACCCCAACGCGAACTACGGCTTGTGTTTCCAGTCAAGTGGGCTGTAGTTTGGATTGTAAATTCTGTGCCACGGCACGTCTTAAGCGTATGCGCAATTTGCAACCCGATGAGATTTACGACCAAGTGAAAGTTATTGATACACAAAGCCGTACTTACTTTGGCAGACCCCTCTCCAACATCGTTTTTATGGGAATGGGTGAACCGCTAATGAATTACAATAATGTACTGAAAGCCATTGAAAAAATAACTTCCGACGAGGGACTTGCCCTATCGCCCAAACGCATCACGGTTTCCACCTCTGGAATACCTAAAATGATTCGTAAAATGGCTGACGATGCCGTGAAATTCAAATTAGCGGTTTCTTTGCATTCTGCTATCGACGAGGTTCGCACCTCTATTATGCCTTTTAATGAAAATTTTCCGCTTACGGAACTTCGTAAAGCTTTGGAATATTGGTACTCCAAAACCAAAAGCCGAATCACGTATGAATATGTAGTTTGGAAAGGTATTAACGACAAGCGTAAAGATATTGAGGCGCTTATTAAATTTTGCCGATTTGCGCCTTCCAAAGTGAATTTGATTGAATACAATCCCATAGATGAAGGCGATTTTTTAAGTGCAGATTCAGAAGCTATTACACTATACCAGGAGTTACTTGAACAGGCAGGTATTACCGTTACGGTGCGCCGCTCCAGAGGAAAAGATATTGATGCCGCCTGTGGACAATTAGCAAACAAAGGAAAGGTTTAA
- the hisS gene encoding histidine--tRNA ligase, whose protein sequence is MAVQKPSLPKGTRDFSPAELAKRNYITDKIRTEFIKFGFQPIETPSFENYETLMGKYGEEGDRLIFKILNSGNFAEKVNSTDWETKNVSKLTPQICEKALRYDLTVPFARYVVQHQNDITFPFKRFQIQPVWRADRPQKGRFREFYQCDADVVGSNSLWQEVEFVQLYDAVFTSLNLKGVTIKINNRKILSGFAEVIGESEKLIDFTVALDKLDKIGQEGVINEMLSKGISNQAIEKISPIFGLRGTFSEKINLLKEILKDSETGKKGIEELEFIEKAITHLSLQTAILDLDVTLARGLNYYTGAIFEVAAPEGVAMGSIGGGGRYDDLTSIFGLKGISGVGISFGLDRICLVMEELNLFPQEIGDTLDVLFINFGEKEALQSLKLIQKLRSFGKKVELYPESAKMKKQMAYADKRNIPFVVLIGESECEKESFILKNMKTGEQKEYFITQVEKGIFQ, encoded by the coding sequence ATGGCAGTACAAAAACCCAGTTTGCCTAAAGGAACGAGGGATTTTTCCCCAGCAGAATTGGCAAAACGCAATTATATTACAGATAAAATACGAACCGAATTTATCAAATTTGGATTTCAACCTATTGAAACTCCGAGTTTTGAGAATTATGAAACCCTAATGGGGAAATACGGAGAAGAAGGTGACCGACTGATTTTCAAAATACTGAATTCTGGAAATTTTGCCGAGAAGGTAAATTCAACCGATTGGGAAACAAAAAACGTAAGTAAACTCACTCCACAAATCTGTGAAAAAGCGTTGCGTTATGACCTTACTGTGCCTTTTGCTCGGTATGTGGTTCAGCATCAGAATGATATTACATTTCCGTTCAAACGTTTTCAAATTCAGCCTGTTTGGCGAGCCGATCGTCCGCAAAAAGGACGTTTTCGTGAGTTTTACCAATGCGATGCCGATGTGGTGGGAAGCAATAGCCTTTGGCAAGAAGTAGAATTTGTACAATTGTATGATGCGGTTTTTACTTCATTGAATTTGAAAGGAGTAACCATAAAAATCAACAACCGAAAAATATTGAGTGGTTTTGCGGAGGTTATTGGCGAAAGCGAAAAGCTGATTGATTTTACAGTGGCTTTGGATAAATTGGACAAAATTGGGCAAGAAGGCGTTATCAATGAAATGCTTTCCAAAGGGATTTCCAATCAAGCAATTGAAAAAATAAGTCCAATTTTTGGTCTTCGAGGTACTTTTTCTGAAAAAATAAATCTTCTGAAAGAAATTTTAAAAGACTCTGAAACAGGCAAAAAAGGCATTGAAGAGTTGGAATTCATCGAAAAAGCCATAACACATTTGTCGCTACAAACTGCTATTTTGGATTTGGACGTAACCCTTGCTCGAGGGCTTAATTACTATACAGGAGCTATTTTTGAAGTAGCTGCCCCTGAGGGAGTTGCAATGGGTTCGATAGGTGGGGGCGGACGGTATGATGACCTCACCAGTATTTTCGGACTTAAAGGCATCAGCGGTGTGGGAATTTCCTTTGGGTTAGACCGAATTTGTTTGGTTATGGAGGAATTAAACCTGTTTCCGCAAGAAATTGGAGATACTTTGGACGTTTTGTTTATCAATTTTGGAGAAAAAGAAGCCTTACAAAGTCTAAAACTGATTCAAAAATTGCGTTCTTTTGGTAAAAAAGTGGAATTGTATCCTGAATCGGCAAAAATGAAAAAACAAATGGCATATGCCGACAAACGAAATATTCCTTTTGTGGTTTTGATTGGTGAATCGGAATGCGAAAAGGAAAGTTTCATTCTAAAAAATATGAAAACTGGAGAGCAAAAAGAATATTTCATAACACAAGTGGAAAAAGGAATTTTCCAATAA
- a CDS encoding zinc-dependent metalloprotease, producing the protein MKLKFSIPFLMLGLLLGAPKANAQLFKSKKKKAQIEAEAKKKAEAAKPKGFDAVIPKTAKTTQGLFTIHKVNDKYFYQIPDSLLGKEMLMVTRISKTATGIGFGGEEANNQVIRWEKKDKKILVRMVSHSIIANDSLPIYEAVINSNVEPILASFDIKTRGKDSISSVIEVNELFERDTKPFGLSEHYRKQYKIGGIDTKRSFIERIKTFPKNIEVRSIKTYNASEPPAYTSRIAGIITVEINNSMILLPENPMKRRYFDERVGWFTTSQTDYGLPVQRTKSVTYLDRWRLEVKEEDIEKFKRGELVEPKKPIVYYIDRATPKEWAPYIKQGIEDWQKAFEAAGFKNAIIAKDPPTKEEDPDWDPDDMRYSVVRYLASPIPNANGPHISDPRTGEILNANINWYHNVMTLLRNWFFVQTAAINPDAQKPEFKTEIMGRLIRFVSSHEVGHTLGLPHNMGSSHAYPVDSLRSASFTKKHGTAPSIMDYARFNYIAQPEDKGVALMPEIGIYDKYAIAWGYRPILDKSAEEEKETLNQWILKHAGDPLYRFGHQQAGHIVDPSSQSEDLGNDAMKASAYGITNLKRIVPNLIKWTTKEGETYEDLKSLYGQVLGQYRLYIGHVSANVGGVYEHYKTADQSGEVYVYVPKDIQKRAVQFLNKEVFKTPSWLIDNAIIKRIEYAGTLERIKNTQAIGLSHLLDIARLHRVIENEALNGEKAYKITELISDIRKGVWTELTTGAKIDAYRRNLQRSHVEILGKILLETKALPPAPPSPYFKGTSANAHTSDIKAAVRAELSQIRTMARSASSADAMTQNHLKDIVARIDKLFDTK; encoded by the coding sequence ATGAAATTGAAGTTTTCAATACCTTTTTTGATGCTTGGTTTGCTTTTAGGTGCTCCTAAGGCAAATGCACAGCTTTTCAAAAGCAAGAAGAAAAAAGCCCAAATCGAGGCTGAGGCAAAGAAAAAAGCCGAAGCCGCCAAACCTAAGGGATTTGATGCTGTTATCCCAAAAACGGCAAAAACTACACAAGGATTGTTTACCATTCATAAGGTGAACGACAAGTATTTTTATCAGATTCCCGATTCGCTTTTAGGGAAAGAAATGCTGATGGTTACTCGTATTTCCAAAACGGCAACAGGCATCGGTTTTGGAGGAGAAGAGGCTAACAATCAAGTAATTCGATGGGAAAAGAAAGATAAAAAAATATTAGTGAGAATGGTTTCACATAGCATCATTGCCAATGATAGTTTGCCTATTTATGAGGCAGTTATCAACTCGAACGTCGAACCTATTTTAGCCAGTTTCGATATTAAAACACGAGGAAAAGACAGCATTTCATCTGTGATTGAAGTCAATGAGCTTTTTGAAAGAGATACCAAACCTTTCGGACTATCAGAGCATTACCGAAAACAATACAAAATTGGCGGAATAGACACTAAGCGAAGTTTTATTGAACGAATAAAAACATTCCCAAAAAATATTGAAGTGCGTAGTATAAAAACGTACAACGCTTCTGAGCCACCTGCTTATACCAGTCGCATTGCGGGAATTATCACTGTGGAAATCAACAATTCAATGATTTTACTTCCTGAAAATCCTATGAAACGCAGGTATTTCGATGAGCGTGTAGGTTGGTTTACAACCAGTCAAACCGATTACGGACTTCCTGTACAAAGAACAAAATCAGTAACTTATCTTGATAGATGGCGATTAGAAGTAAAAGAAGAAGACATCGAAAAATTCAAACGTGGCGAACTTGTTGAGCCTAAAAAACCTATCGTTTATTACATCGACCGAGCTACACCCAAAGAGTGGGCTCCGTACATAAAACAAGGTATCGAAGATTGGCAAAAAGCCTTTGAAGCTGCGGGATTCAAAAATGCCATCATCGCGAAAGACCCGCCAACAAAAGAAGAAGACCCTGATTGGGACCCTGACGATATGCGATACTCGGTGGTGCGTTACTTAGCATCTCCCATACCAAATGCTAATGGCCCACACATTAGCGACCCACGCACAGGTGAAATTCTAAATGCCAATATCAATTGGTATCACAATGTTATGACCTTGCTTCGCAATTGGTTTTTTGTACAAACGGCAGCCATCAATCCTGATGCTCAAAAGCCGGAATTTAAAACCGAAATTATGGGACGTTTGATTCGATTTGTGTCTTCACACGAAGTGGGTCACACTCTCGGATTGCCTCATAATATGGGAAGTAGCCACGCTTATCCTGTAGATTCATTACGTTCGGCTTCTTTCACCAAAAAACACGGAACTGCTCCTTCCATTATGGATTATGCCCGATTTAACTACATCGCTCAACCTGAGGATAAAGGTGTGGCTTTGATGCCTGAAATCGGGATTTATGACAAATATGCCATCGCTTGGGGATATCGCCCTATTTTGGATAAATCTGCAGAAGAAGAGAAAGAAACACTGAATCAGTGGATTTTAAAACACGCGGGTGACCCTCTCTATCGCTTTGGACATCAACAAGCAGGACACATTGTTGACCCAAGTTCACAATCGGAAGATTTAGGAAACGATGCGATGAAAGCAAGTGCCTACGGAATTACTAACCTTAAACGTATCGTGCCAAATTTGATAAAATGGACAACCAAAGAAGGAGAAACGTATGAGGATTTAAAAAGCCTTTACGGTCAGGTTTTAGGGCAATATCGTCTTTATATCGGACACGTTTCGGCTAACGTTGGAGGTGTTTACGAACATTACAAAACCGCTGACCAATCGGGCGAAGTGTATGTTTATGTTCCAAAAGACATTCAAAAAAGAGCCGTTCAATTCCTTAATAAAGAGGTATTTAAAACACCATCTTGGCTCATTGATAATGCCATCATCAAACGTATTGAATATGCAGGAACATTGGAACGTATTAAAAATACACAAGCTATTGGTTTATCACATTTGCTAGACATCGCACGATTGCACAGAGTAATTGAAAATGAAGCTCTTAATGGAGAGAAAGCATACAAAATTACCGAATTGATTAGTGACATCCGAAAAGGCGTATGGACAGAACTTACAACAGGAGCAAAAATTGATGCTTACCGCAGAAACTTACAACGTTCACACGTGGAAATTTTAGGAAAAATATTGCTCGAAACCAAAGCATTGCCTCCTGCTCCACCAAGTCCGTATTTTAAAGGAACGAGTGCTAATGCTCACACCTCGGACATTAAAGCGGCTGTTCGTGCCGAACTTTCACAAATTCGAACAATGGCTCGCTCAGCTTCTTCTGCAGATGCTATGACCCAAAACCACCTGAAAGACATCGTTGCTCGTATTGACAAGCTATTTGATACGAAATAA
- a CDS encoding 2,3,4,5-tetrahydropyridine-2,6-dicarboxylate N-succinyltransferase, translating to MKDLQNKVEAAWENRALLQEESTQEAIRAVIEQLDAGLLRVAQPTASGWQVNQWVKKAVVLYFPIQKMETLEAGIFEYHDKIPLKKGFESKGIRVVPNAVARYGAYISKGVILMPSYVNIGAYVDEGTMVDTWATVGSCAQIGKNVHLSGGVGIGGVLEPLQAAPVVIEDGAFIGSRCIVVEGVRVEKEAVLGANVVLTASTKIIDVTGQNPVEIKGYVPARSVVIPGSYTKSFPAGEYQVPCALIIGKRKESTDKKTSLNDALREYGVSV from the coding sequence ATGAAAGATTTACAAAATAAGGTAGAAGCCGCTTGGGAAAATAGAGCGCTTTTGCAAGAAGAAAGCACTCAAGAAGCGATCAGAGCAGTAATTGAACAGTTAGATGCAGGGCTACTTCGGGTAGCTCAACCCACCGCTAGCGGATGGCAAGTAAACCAATGGGTAAAGAAAGCAGTAGTGCTTTATTTTCCTATTCAGAAGATGGAAACTTTAGAGGCAGGTATTTTTGAATATCACGATAAAATTCCATTAAAAAAAGGATTTGAGAGTAAGGGGATTCGCGTAGTGCCTAATGCTGTAGCCCGATACGGAGCCTACATTTCAAAAGGGGTTATTTTAATGCCCAGTTATGTGAACATTGGTGCTTATGTTGATGAAGGCACAATGGTGGATACTTGGGCAACGGTGGGGAGTTGCGCACAAATTGGTAAAAATGTACACCTAAGTGGAGGTGTTGGTATCGGCGGGGTATTAGAGCCCCTACAGGCGGCTCCTGTAGTGATTGAGGACGGAGCCTTCATCGGTTCGCGTTGTATTGTGGTAGAGGGAGTTCGGGTAGAAAAAGAAGCTGTTTTGGGAGCAAACGTAGTGCTTACTGCTTCGACCAAAATTATTGATGTTACTGGACAAAATCCTGTAGAAATCAAAGGGTATGTACCTGCTCGTTCGGTGGTTATTCCTGGTAGTTACACCAAGTCTTTTCCTGCTGGTGAGTATCAAGTGCCTTGCGCTTTGATTATAGGCAAACGTAAAGAATCAACCGATAAAAAGACCTCGCTTAACGATGCGTTACGTGAATACGGAGTGTCAGTATAG
- the rseP gene encoding RIP metalloprotease RseP, whose amino-acid sequence METFFIKAAQLILSLSILVVLHELGHFIPAKIFKTRVEKFFLFFDVKFALFKKKIGETVYGIGWLPLGGYVKISGMIDESMDKEQMAQPPQPWEFRSKPAWQRLIIMIGGVTVNLLLGFFIYAMILFTWGEHQVKENTIEGGFAVTKTMRDFGVQNGDIVTQINGKPLENLLDVNRHIMMRNVSSLTVKRLDGSTKEISLPDSIGKTLFLRGEMTPFNAKIKPIIDSVLADSPASKAGLKKGDKIIDINGRIIHYHCDISPAIATTAENGNVTINIERDGQHQVFNISLDKKQRMGFVFSQQEGKISTVTKTYDFLSALSTGISYGYWTLRDYVAQFKFVFTKKGATEVGGFAAIGNMFPPVWDWKAFWHTTALISIMLAFMNILPIPALDGGHVIFLLYEMVTGRKPSDKVLEYAQMVGFFILIALLLFANGNDLYKWLFK is encoded by the coding sequence ATGGAAACATTCTTCATTAAGGCGGCTCAACTGATTTTGAGCTTATCTATATTGGTAGTACTGCACGAATTGGGGCATTTTATCCCTGCCAAAATTTTCAAAACCCGAGTAGAGAAATTCTTCTTATTTTTTGACGTAAAATTTGCACTATTCAAAAAGAAAATAGGCGAAACCGTTTATGGTATTGGGTGGTTGCCCTTGGGCGGATACGTTAAAATTTCAGGAATGATTGACGAGAGTATGGATAAAGAGCAAATGGCTCAACCGCCTCAGCCTTGGGAGTTTCGCAGCAAACCTGCTTGGCAACGCCTCATTATTATGATTGGCGGAGTTACCGTAAACTTACTTTTAGGTTTTTTTATCTATGCAATGATTTTATTCACTTGGGGCGAACATCAGGTGAAAGAAAACACCATCGAAGGCGGATTTGCCGTTACCAAAACTATGCGTGACTTTGGGGTACAAAATGGCGATATCGTAACCCAAATCAACGGAAAACCTCTAGAGAACTTGCTTGATGTAAATCGGCATATTATGATGCGTAACGTAAGTAGCCTAACAGTAAAGCGCTTGGACGGCAGTACAAAAGAAATTTCCTTACCCGATTCTATCGGCAAGACCCTCTTTTTACGAGGCGAAATGACGCCTTTCAATGCAAAAATCAAACCAATAATTGACAGTGTTTTAGCCGATTCACCCGCATCAAAAGCAGGACTCAAAAAAGGAGACAAAATCATTGATATAAACGGAAGAATCATTCACTACCATTGTGATATTTCTCCCGCTATAGCTACTACTGCCGAAAACGGAAACGTAACTATCAATATAGAGCGCGACGGACAACACCAAGTTTTTAACATCTCATTGGATAAAAAACAAAGAATGGGCTTTGTATTCTCGCAACAAGAAGGGAAGATAAGCACCGTTACCAAAACATACGATTTCCTTTCAGCGCTATCCACTGGAATTTCATACGGATATTGGACCCTCCGCGATTATGTAGCCCAATTCAAATTCGTATTCACCAAAAAAGGAGCTACTGAAGTGGGTGGTTTTGCAGCCATAGGCAATATGTTTCCCCCTGTATGGGATTGGAAAGCGTTTTGGCATACCACTGCTTTAATTTCCATAATGTTAGCTTTTATGAATATTTTACCAATTCCTGCTTTAGATGGCGGACACGTGATATTTCTACTCTATGAAATGGTTACTGGCAGAAAACCCAGTGACAAAGTTTTAGAATACGCCCAAATGGTAGGCTTTTTCATTCTGATTGCATTGCTGCTTTTTGCCAACGGTAACGACCTTTACAAGTGGCTATTTAAATAA
- a CDS encoding RHS repeat protein yields MKKIITLALIFLNGMLLAQQYRPLSEQKNGLILSKLDWQNDLQSENLKGKIKSIETYFYNEGSLSPQGKEFMKQEKRFFELFNYNPHGNLTEHYPPHDSIPVVWKYNPNHQPIAVSSRWANIQYFYENGLLVGAVLKTENTVTESKIILNEKGNVIKQTLSRKKISVGEHNLEYDENGYLSKIQEVSPLGILDILYTNDSHGRVLKETILENDAVVKTKTMQYNPNGDLIQEIDGAYTKTFSYEYDNQGNWMLRYEYINDKRTGITERVITYYE; encoded by the coding sequence ATGAAAAAAATAATCACACTCGCACTAATTTTCCTAAATGGAATGCTCTTGGCACAGCAATACAGACCGCTCTCCGAACAGAAAAACGGACTGATACTCTCAAAATTAGATTGGCAAAACGACCTACAATCCGAAAACCTCAAAGGAAAAATAAAATCAATCGAAACTTATTTTTATAACGAAGGTTCGCTTTCTCCGCAGGGAAAAGAATTTATGAAGCAGGAAAAACGATTTTTTGAATTGTTTAACTATAACCCACACGGAAACCTCACTGAACACTATCCCCCACACGATTCTATTCCCGTGGTTTGGAAGTATAACCCAAACCATCAGCCGATTGCGGTGAGCAGTCGTTGGGCAAATATTCAATATTTTTATGAAAACGGACTACTTGTGGGAGCTGTTTTAAAGACAGAAAATACCGTTACCGAAAGTAAAATTATTCTTAATGAGAAGGGAAATGTCATAAAACAAACGCTTTCCCGAAAAAAAATATCAGTAGGAGAGCATAATTTGGAATATGATGAAAATGGCTATCTTTCTAAAATTCAGGAAGTAAGTCCGCTCGGAATTTTGGATATTCTTTACACCAACGATTCGCACGGAAGGGTTTTAAAGGAAACGATACTTGAAAACGATGCTGTTGTAAAAACAAAAACGATGCAATACAACCCCAATGGCGATTTGATACAGGAAATAGACGGAGCATATACCAAAACATTTTCGTATGAGTATGATAATCAAGGTAATTGGATGCTTCGATATGAATACATTAACGATAAACGAACGGGCATCACCGAAAGAGTCATTACCTATTATGAATAA
- a CDS encoding SMI1/KNR4 family protein, which yields MEFSQTEQKLTLADMDDFERKIGLKLPQDFKEHYLKFNGGYPSFEYVKGLRNIFTINGFDSIKYGALPIEKLIDDFRESGVDFNNKIPFANDNGDNIFLISLDDSDYGKIYIIEAEFLEDKNYILVSESFTDFLNSFFNE from the coding sequence ATGGAATTTTCACAAACAGAACAAAAGCTTACCTTGGCGGATATGGATGATTTTGAAAGAAAAATCGGGCTAAAACTTCCGCAAGATTTTAAAGAACACTATCTAAAATTCAACGGAGGCTATCCTTCTTTTGAGTATGTAAAAGGGCTGAGAAATATTTTTACGATAAATGGTTTTGATTCCATTAAATATGGAGCACTTCCCATAGAAAAACTAATAGACGACTTTCGAGAAAGTGGTGTGGATTTTAATAATAAAATTCCTTTTGCAAATGATAATGGCGATAATATCTTCTTAATTTCATTAGATGATTCAGATTATGGTAAGATTTATATCATTGAAGCCGAATTTTTAGAGGATAAAAATTATATTTTAGTTTCCGAATCTTTTACGGATTTTCTAAATTCGTTCTTTAATGAGTGA